A single genomic interval of Drosophila virilis strain 15010-1051.87 chromosome 2, Dvir_AGI_RSII-ME, whole genome shotgun sequence harbors:
- the Rsbp15 gene encoding tropomyosin-1, isoforms 33/34, with protein sequence MNYLIQRGKVRQQAINVPEGLPELLSDITREVLRCQPTKECLCQFIIDYLHSVIVTREKALVAKSILDRALRQVDSIISDLCVCDLSKEKSDEMAQVMEDCFRNFLEKRRCEMRRGKETIKFADIDMLEELIRKCHFSETELDASRPAIESAYKRFVDAYMAAGKDSQGTEILYQYFRDRELKRIEELMRSQAAITIQAAFRGYLVRRMMAQHICVCTCMLDEKDDDEYMRMDKAARILQRFFRWVLSRQPIKPIEDPCQENETPSSKDAGSPIATEATAAGTAPATAAGTAAGTAGGTAAGTAAGTAAPTAAPTAAPSEAKLKPAAEEAPAEEAPPAPAAEEVPAAQAAQEPEPEPEPEVPRAEEPTAEPAAAEAAPPAEETAAPPPAEEAPPPAPAEEPAAEEVPPAEGAE encoded by the exons ATGAATTATCTCATACAGCGCGGCAAGGTGCGCCAGCAGGCCATCAACGTGCCCGAGGGTCTGCCGGAGCTGCTCTCCGACATAACACGCGAGGTCCTGCGCTGCCAGCCGACCAAGGAGTGTCTCTGCCAGTTCATCATTGACTATTTGCACTCGGTGATTGTCACGCGCGAAAAGGCCCTGG TGGCTAAAAGCATATTGGATCGCGCTCTGCGCCAGGTGGACAGCATTATATccgatttgtgtgtgtgcgatttGTCCAAGgagaaatcggatgagatggCCCAGGTGATGGAGGATTGTTTCCGCAATTTCCTAGAGAAGCGTCGCTGTGAGATGCGCCGCGGCAAGGAGACGATTAAATTTGCCGACATTGACATGCTCGAGGAGCTGATCAGAAAATGCCATTTCTCCGAGACAGAGCTGGACGCCTCACGACCAGCCATTGAGAGCGCCTACAAGCGATTCGTGGATGCGTACATGGCCGCGGGCAAGGACTCCCAGGGCACCGAGATACTCTATCAATACTTCCGCGATCGCGAGCTAAAACGCATCGAGGAGCTGATGCGCAGCCAGGCGGCCATCACCATACAGGCCGCCTTTCGCGGGTATCTGGTGCGTCGCATGATGGCGCAGCATATCTGTGTGTGCACCTGCATGCTCGACGAGAAGGATGACGATGAGTACATGCGCATGGACAAAGCTGCACGCATTTTGCAGCGCTTCTTCCGCTGGGTTCTATCG CGCCAGCCCATAAAGCCG ATCGAGGATCCTTGTCAGGAAAACGAAACTCCTTCCTCCAAGGATGCAGGCTCACCGATTGCTACAGAAGCCACAGCTGCTGGGACAGCTCCCGCCACAGCCGCTGGCACAGCCGCTGGCACAGCCGGTGGCACAGCCGCTGGCACAGCCGCTGGCACAGCTGCTCCTACGGCAGCTCCTACAGCAGCTCCCTCCGAAGCTAAATTGAAGCCCGCTGCAGAGGAGGCTCCAGCTGAGGAGGCTCCACCTGCACCTGCTGCCGAGGAAGTGCCCGCTGCCCAAGCTGCCCAAGAGCCTGAACCTGAACCGGAACCGGAAGTGCCCAGGGCCGAAGAACCTACAGCGgaaccagctgcagctgaagcagcaccaccagctgAGGAAACCGCCGCACCACCGCCAGCTGAAGAGGcgccaccaccagcaccagctGAAGAACCAGCTGCAGAGGAAGTACCACCAGCCGAAGGAGCTGAatag
- the LOC6632356 gene encoding chymotrypsin-2, whose translation MIPKYQLLFGIILCLILAGEVASNIPESGKGLTGELDAARINGGQLMNESVPFQVSIQMLRRGRWRHFCSGSIVSEQHVLTAAHCVDKLQVGNLSVLGGTLNWQLDGRHRHRIVAKHVHPLYTMSPRIINDIALLRISPPFQLQLAEIAAVPLGGGARIGRQMPVRLTGWGSITPTSTGAQVPDRLQVLNYQTISNEECVQKGFRVTPNEICALSAPGQGACMGDSGGPLILTASGRPLQLVGIVSYGSATCAQGKPDVYTRVSSFLPYISKILSQDLAQATHKR comes from the exons ATGATACCAAAATATCAACTGCTCTTCGGGATTATCCTCTGTCTGATTCTAGCAGGCGAAGTTGCAAGCAACATTCCCGAGTCTGGAAAGGGTCTGACTGGAGAGCTGGATGCAGCCCGCATCAATGGTGGCCAATTGATGAACGAATCGGTGCCGTTTCAGGTTTCCATACAGATGCTGCGCCGCGGACGCTGGCGGCACTTCTGCAGCGGCTCCATCGTCAGCGAGCAGCATGTCCTGACGGCGGCGCATTGCGTGGACAAGCTGCAGGTGGGCAACTTGAGCGTGCTGGGCGGCACACTCAACTGGCAGCTGGATGGACGCCATCGGCACAGAATTGTGGCCAAGCACGTGCATCCGCTGTATACTATGAGTCCGCGCATCATCAATGACATTGCCCTGCTGAGGATCAGTCCGCCATTTCAGCTGCAGCTCGCGGAGATTGCCGCCGTGCCGTTGGGTGGCGGCGCACGCATTGGCCGCCAGATGCCGGTCCGTCTTACCGGCTGGGGCTCCATAACACCCACCAGTACGGGCGCTCAGGTGCCGGATCGGCTGCAGGTGCTCAACTATCAGACCATCTCGAATGAGGAATGCGTCCAGAAAGGCTTTCGCGTCACACCCAACGAGATTTGCGCACTCTCAGCGCCCGGCCAGGGCGCCTGCATG GGTGACTCGGGTGGTCCACTGATCTTGACGGCCAGCGGCCGTCCACTGCAGCTGGTGGGCATTGTGTCCTATGGCAGCGCCACCTGCGCCCAGGGCAAGCCCGATGTCTATACGCGTGTCTCCAGCTTTTTGCCCTACATCAGCAAGATCCTTAGCCAGGATCTGGCCCAGGCGACGCATAAGCGATAA
- the LOC138910949 gene encoding collagen and calcium-binding EGF domain-containing protein 1-like → MKLCITLFCLGLVHLGGISSAETYQEAAGRTIAIHVPEQSSSSGGYKGEPKYLPPVYLYPPPGIDCNCPPGPPGPPSRPGRPGRPGNPGTPGSPGPVGPKGDAGTPGEPGEKGDKGDTGDIGPPGPTGPPGISLLRLNGDARLVTLSLDEGFDSLEDENNYSIVKGIRIGKESKDASLDDKKDTIRLACRAL, encoded by the exons ATGAAACTGTGCATAACGCTCTTTTGCCTAG GTCTGGTCCACTTGGGCGGCATCAGTTCTGCCGAAACTTACCAAGAGGCGGCCGGCAGAACAATTGCTATTCATGTGCCGGAGCAGAGCTCATCGAGTGGAGGCTACAAAGGAGAACCGAAATACTTGCCGCCGGTTTATCTCTATCCCCCACCTGGAATTGATTGTAATTGCCCGCCGGGTCCACCGGGCCCGCCCAGTCGTCCAGGTAGACCGGGCAGACCCGGAAATCCGGGCACTCCCGGCAGTCCTGGTCCAGTTGGACCCAAGGGTGATGCCGGTACCCCAGGCGAACCTGGCGAAAAGGGAGACAAGGGAGATACGGGCGACATAGGCCCACCAGGACCCACGGGTCCACCAGGCATAAGTTTACTTCGCCTGAATGGAGATGCGCGCTTGGTGACTCTGTCCCTAGACGAGGGCTTCGATTCGCTTGAGGACGAAAACAATTACTCTATTGTAAAAGGCATACGAATTGGAAAAGAATCCAAAGACGCATCATTGGATGATAAAAAAGATACGATAAGATTAGCCTGCAGAGCTCTCTGA
- the Pglym87 gene encoding phosphoglycerate mutase 2, with product MSGLLRLGYGGHLLNLCFGSRQNRGAFLEPPKWISRELQRKYSHNCEKFTVVMVRHGESEWNQQNLFCGWYDAQLSEKGRKEASAAGKAIKDAKLRFDVAHTSLLTRAQDTLQSILEVTGQKDICIQKTWRLNERHYGGLTGLNKSETAKKYGEEKVKIWRRSFDTPPPPMEQDHKYYECIVKDPRYCDGPKPDEFPKSESLKLTIERTLPYWNDVIVPQIRQGRKLIIAAHGNSLRGIVKHLDQISNEAIMELNLPTGIPFVYELDKCMLPLAPMKFLGDPETVKKAMESVAKQGKAK from the coding sequence ATGTCTGGGCTCTTAAGACTGGGCTACGGTGGTCACCTGCTGAACCTCTGCTTTGGCAGCAGACAGAACAGGGGCGCCTTTTTGGAGCCACCCAAATGGATATCTCGGGAGCTGCAGCGAAAATATTCTCATAATTGTGAGAAATTTACAGTAGTTATGGTGCGGCATGGGGAGTCCGAGTGGAACCAGCAAAATCTCTTCTGCGGCTGGTACGATGCCCAGCTTTCGGAGAAGGGGCGCAAGGAGGCGAGTGCGGCGGGCAAGGCCATCAAGGATGCCAAGCTGAGGTTCGACGTGGCGCACACATCGCTATTGACACGAGCCCAGGACACATTGCAGTCCATACTGGAGGTGACGGGACAAAAGGATATATGCATTCAGAAGACGTGGCGTCTCAATGAGCGCCACTATGGCGGGCTGACGGGACTGAACAAGTCGGAGACGGCCAAGAAGTATGGCGAGGAGAAGGTTAAGATCTGGCGACGTAGCTTCGATACTCCGCCGCCGCCAATGGAGCAGGATCACAAGTACTACGAGTGCATAGTCAAGGATCCCAGATATTGTGATGGACCCAAACCGGACGAGTTTCCCAAGTCCGAATCCCTCAAACTGACCATCGAGCGCACTTTGCCCTACTGGAACGATGTGATTGTGCCGCAGATAAGGCAGGGCAGAAAGCTGATCATCGCCGCACACGGGAACAGCCTGAGGGGCATTGTGAAGCATCTGGATCAGATTTCCAATGAGGCCATCATGGAGCTCAATCTGCCCACTGGCATACCCTTTGTCTACGAGCTGGACAAGTGCATGCTGCCGCTGGCGCCCATGAAATTCCTGGGCGATCCCGAAACCGTCAAGAAGGCCATGGAATCTGTGGCCAAGCAGGGCAAGGCAAAGTAG
- the LOC6632351 gene encoding chymotrypsin-2 — translation MSIVELVLLTAVMLGDATARSNSRRTSGFTPTRVVGGSDVPHGDYVPYQVSLQYRVRDGHVHFCGGSIIAPNRILTAAHCCKGLNAMRMSVVAGIRNLDDRGGSRSRVLSYDIHPDYRELVTSDIAVLSIEPPLVYNNVSVAPIEFASKEFVGGGEPVTLTGWGLRLPVAFPFLESVNYPNTLQRMSYSTLTNQECRDMGMTDVSDTEICARGVFRGACSGDSGGPLVRNDNGLKQVGVVSYGLVVCGLFISPDVYTRVSTFSNWLQDRIK, via the exons ATGTCTATAGTCGAACTAGTTTTGTTAACAGCTGTGATGCTAGGTGACGCCACGGCGCGTTCCAATT CACGCCGGACCAGCGGCTTTACGCCCACACGCGTCGTGGGCGGCTCGGATGTGCCGCATGGCGACTACGTGCCCTACCAGGTCTCGCTACAGTACAGAGTTCGCGACGGACATGTGCACTTCTGTGGCGGCTCGATTATAGCCCCGAACCGCATACTTACGGCCGCCCACTGTTGCAAGGGACTGAATGCGATGCGCATGTCCGTTGTTGCCGGCATACGCAATCTGGACGATCGAGGCGGATCACGCTCTCGTGTGCTCTCCTATGACATACATCCCGACTACAGGGAGCTAGTGACCAGCGACATTGCAGTGCTCAGCATTGAACCGCCTTTAGTGTATAACAATGTCAGCGTGGCGCCCATTGAGTTTGCCTCGAAAGAGTTTGTGGGCGGCGGCGAGCCAGTTACCCTGACAGGTTGGGGCTTGCGTTTGCCGGTCGCCTTTCCATTCCTAGAGAGCGTCAACTATCCAAATACGCTGCAGCGCATGAGCTACAGTACGCTTACGAATCAGGAGTGTCGAGATATGGGCATGACAGATGTTTCAGACACCGAGATTTGTGCCAGAGGAGTCTTCAGGGGCGCCTGTTCG GGTGACTCCGGTGGTCCACTGGTCCGCAACGATAACGGCTTGAAGCAGGTTGGAGTGGTGTCCTATGGATTGGTCGTGTGCGGACTCTTCATATCGCCCGATGTCTACACAAGAGTATCTACCTTCAGCAACTGGCTTCAGGATCGCATAAAGTAG
- the LOC6632352 gene encoding uncharacterized protein, whose translation MAQLATLFCLTLAISGGISLSTRNQNNKNAGRHLSVQLPAPTPAPAPSPPNVIIKRPVHYHPPPPPPLPLPHFYPPPPPHHHYPSTKCNCPPGPPGPPGPPGHSGDPGKPGYPGSKGDKGDEGEKGEKGDKGEKGDKGHTGAQGAQGPQGTQGPQGLPGAPGPQGSQGPPGSQGSQGTPGLPGSPGSPGSQGPLGLPGSSGSPGSPGAPGPLGPAGPPGPPGPPSPTWPIPPPPHHHQPPPIIYPYPLPPYNGHPSHKGDHHHHHHHEHKPHDHHHKGEHHSHEHEPHDHNHKGEHHPHDPHDSHDSRDPHDPHRPHKPHRPTRKPMTTDPGVRKFHTLESAQPQEITTDSSETESENVQRNEEEDIRSEEVEDNAVEVPEEDAAQMKDSLRHDSAEIKSDAAEQAKESDEKFEDQEDEYETNSEENNDIENSDPAIEGYLVQERSGNRPLILSISKRRDPFSIYRDFVDI comes from the exons ATGGCACAGCTCGCGACGCTTTTCTGCCTAA CACTGGCCATCTCTGGCGGCATCAGCTTGTCCACCAGAAAtcagaacaacaaaaatgctgGCAGACATCTTTCAGTTCAGTTGCCGGCACCTACACCCGCTCCTGCGCCATCTCCGCCGAATGTGATTATTAAACGGCCCGTTCACTATCAcccgccaccgccaccaccgctgccactgccacacTTCTacccgccaccgccaccgcatCATCATTATCCCTCGACAAAGTGTAATTGTCCGCCCGGGCCACCTGGACCACCAGGTCCTCCAGGACACTCAG GCGATCCAGGAAAACCAGGATATCCAGGGTCGAAAGGTGACAAGGGTGATGAGGGCGAGAAGGGTGAGAAGGGCGACAAAGGAGAGAAGGGCGACAAGGGCCACACCGGTGCGCAAGGAGCTCAGGGACCACAAGGTACGCAAGGACCTCAAGGCCTTCCTGGAGCTCCAGGTCCACAAGGTTCTCAGGGACCGCCAGGCTCCCAAGGATCCCAGGGAACACCAGGCTTACCAGGATCACCAGGTTCACCAGGTTCTCAGGGACCTCTGGGATTACCAGGCTCTTCGGGATCTCCGGGCTCACCGGGAGCGCCAGGCCCTCTAGGACCAGCGGGACCGCCAGGACCTCCAGGACCACCATCGCCCACATGGCCCATACCACCACCTCCACATCATCACCAACCGCCGCCAATCATTTACCCTTACCCTTTACCGCCATACAACGGACATCCATCTCATAAGGGAGaccatcatcaccatcatcaccACGAGCATAAGCCGCACGATCATCATCATAAAGGAGAGCATCACTCGCATGAGCATGAGCCGCACGATCACAATCATAAAGGAGAGCATCACCCACATGATCCGCATGACTCGCATGATTCTCGTGATCCGCATGATCCCCATAGGCCTCACAAGCCCCACAGGCCCACAAGGAAACCTATGACAACTGATCCCGGAGTAAGGAAATTCCATACCCTGGAATCTGCTCAGCCACAAGAAATTACAACAGACTCTTCTGAAACTGAATCGGAAAATGTGCAGCGAAATGAAGAGGAGGATATAAGAAGCGAAGAAGTCGAAGATAATGCTGTGGAGGTGCCTGAAGAGGATGCGGCGCAAATGAAAGATTCTCTGAGGCACGACTCCGCAGAAATAAAATCTGATGCAGCCGAACAGGCTAAGGAGAGCGATGAAAAGTTTGAAGATCAAGAAGACGAGTATGAAACGAATAGCGAAGAGAACAACGACATAGAGAACTCTGATCCAGCCATTGAAGGCTATTTAGTTCAGGAAAGAAGTGGAAATAGACCTTTGATATTATCAATAAGCAAACGTCGCGAtccattttctatatatagagatttcgtagatatataa
- the LOC6632354 gene encoding chymotrypsin-1, whose amino-acid sequence MEARWNLVLLLLGLLQLTTGNPVGNVIDLDAYFEMANSSSQERVVGGYDVPDDEYVPYQVSMQFLTRSGKMRHFCGGSLIAPNRVLTAAHCVNGQNASRISVVAGIRDLNDNTGNRALVQSYEMNEHYEELVTSDIAILKIDPPFELDGKRVGTIDVSSNELVGADQEVLLTGWGSVFHFGTGPFAKYPTILQKLSYKTLDNAKCKQTMTQLTDTEICALERFGKGACNGDSGGPLVMANGESLKQVGVVSYGTAFCASNSPDVYTRVSMFDAWIKERMA is encoded by the exons ATGGAAGCTCGATGGAATTTGGTCTTGCTATTGCTCGGTCTACTGCAGCTCACAACTGGCAACCCCGTGGGCAACGTAATAGATT TGGATGCATATTTTGAGATGGCGAACAGCAGCTCGCAGGAGCGAGTGGTGGGCGGCTACGATGTGCCCGACGATGAGTATGTGCCCTACCAGGTGTCCATGCAGTTTCTAACACGCAGCGGCAAAATGCGACACTTTTGCGGTGGCTCCTTAATAGCGCCCAACCGGGTGCTCACCGCGGCGCACTGCGTCAATGGGCAGAATGCTAGCCGGATCAGCGTGGTTGCGGGCATACGTGATCTTAATGACAACACCGGCAATCGCGCCCTGGTGCAGTCGTATGAGATGAATGAGCACTACGAGGAGCTGGTGACCAGCGATATAGCCATACTGAAGATTGATCCACCCTTTGAGTTGGATGGCAAACGCGTGGGCACCATCGATGTTAGCAGCAATGAGCTGGTTGGAGCTGATCAGGAAGTGCTGCTTACCGGTTGGGGCTCTGTGTTTCACTTTGGCACCGGACCCTTTGCCAAATACCCGACCATACTCCAGAAACTCTCCTACAAGACGCTCGACAATGCCAAGTGTAAGCAGACGATGACTCAGCTGACGGATACGGAGATTTGTGCGCTGGAGCGTTTTGGCAAGGGTGCCTGCAAT GGCGATTCGGGCGGTCCTTTGGTCATGGCCAACGGCGAGTCGCTGAAGCAGGTGGGCGTCGTCTCATATGGCACTGCCTTCTGCGCCTCAAACAGTCCCGATGTGTACACTCGCGTCTCCATGTTTGATGCTTGGATTAAAGAGCGCATGGCTTAG